The nucleotide window CATCAAAGCTTCTGGCTGACGTCGTGAAGGGCAACCACACGCCTATCCTGGAAATCGTCAATATCGGTGCAGCGAGGGGCGGCAACGTCACCGTCACGCCGGTTGATGGCGCCAAGAAAATGCCGCGCGCCCTGGTCGGCACATCTGGTGAGGTGAAAGCGCTCGATGACCGCCCGGCCGCACCTGCTGAAGAAAAGGTCGTGGTCTCGATCAAGGATCTGCGCAAGCGCGTCGATGAAGCAGCGATGACCGGCGACATGAGCGCCGCGATCAACAATGCTCCGCAGGCGGCTCCCGCGAAGAAAGCCAAGTCCGTCACCAGGCCGAACGGCGTCGAGCCTGACGCGATCAGAGGGAAGGTGAAGATTCCTGCGCTCGTGAAGAAAAACGTCGCTGAGCAGCTTCCCGAAAAGCACACCAGGGCGCTCGCTCTGCACAAGGATGGCAAGTCCAACCGCGCGATCGAGGCAGAGCTCAAAATCTGCCGCAAGACCTTGAAGAAGCTGTTCGACAAGCACGGTCTGAAGCCCAACGGCTGATCCCACTCAAACCCTAAAGGCCGGCGATGACGTCGGCCACCTCCCTCTCGAAATAAGGAAACGAAATGCCTGTTACTCTTCCCGATCGCCCATTTGAAAGCTTCCAGAAGATCAACCGCGCCAAGACCGGCTTTGGCTGCGTCATCACCGAAAAGCTCGATGGCAGCAACGGTCAGATCGTCATCGAGGATAACAAAATCGTCGGCGTCGGATCGCGTCAACGCTGGATTAAGCCCGGCAGGGAAACCGACAACTACGGCTACGCCGCCTGGGTTGAGCGCAACGAGGAAGAACTCGTCACCAAGCTCGGCGACGGCACTCACTTCGGCGAGTGGTATGGCAACGGCATCCAGCGCAACTACGGCCTCGCGGAGAAGCGTTTTGCGTTGTTCAATTCCGGGCGCTGGTCTGACGCGAACGTGCGCCCTGCCTGCTGCGAATGCGTGCCGGTGCTCTATGCTGGCGAGTTTACCCGCGAAGCTGTCAACCAGGTTATGCGCGACCTGGCAACAGAAGGCTCCCGCCAGGTGCCCGGCTTCATGAAGCCGGAAGGCATCATTATCTACCTGGCCGGCCCGCGCGTCCTGCTCAAGGAAACCTTCGAGCATTCTGACGGCAAGTGGAAGTCGGAGACCCCGGCTCTCAGCATCGCGGCGTAACGGCTGCTCCCAGGCAACTATGGGTCGGCAATGGTGCCGACCCAACTCAAGAGGAAAGAAATGCAGCACTACCGCGTCCGAAACCGCCTGCGTCGCAACTACCGTGGCGCCACTATTTTTCTCATCTTCGCCGTCATCCTGTTGGCGATCGACAAACTGCTTTAGGAGAGACCCTTGCCCGAAATGACAAACGGCCAGCCCGTGCGCGGCCCCTACATGCACTCGGCGAACGGTCGCAAAATCTATCCGTTCGACCCACAGGCCAGTGAGGTTAACATCGATGTGGTCGCACATCACCTCGCCTGCAACGGTCGCTGGAACGGCGCTACGCAGCACAAGCAGTTCCGCAGCCGCATTTACTTCTCCGTCGCCGAGCATTCGGTTCTCGTCGCCCGCTACCTGCGCGAGGAAATGAACCGACCGGATCTCGAGCTGGAAGGCCTGCTGCACGATGCGCCGGAATACCTGCTCAGCGATATGATCCGGCCGATCAAGCACGATCCGCGCGTTCATCCGGTCTACAAGCCGCTTGAGGACAAGGCCGAGTATGCCATCGCAGGGCGGTTCAACCTCGTCTTCCCACTGCCCAAGGAAATCAAGATCGCCGATGATGCCGTCTGCGCCGCCGAGGCGAGGCAGATCGTTCCTAAGAGCGAACTCGAGACCTGGGAATCCAAAGACCTCCTGCACGACGATACGCTCGTGGCGCCTTATGAGATCGAAATGATGAACCCCTTCGAAGCGAAGATGTTCTTCCTCGACGCATACGAAGAAGCCATCGCGCGCCGCTCGAAATACGCTTCACTTCCATTCGTCGCTAAACTATAGTCAGTCAACATTGATTTACAGAAAGAGCGTTCAATGACTGTCTCCTCGGCGATTACTCCTGAAGCCGCTGAATGGCCGACGCACGTCGAGGAGCTCAGCCGCAAGGTCAACCACGAGCTCAAGCGCCGCGTTGACGCACACACGAAAAGCATCATCAGCGACCGGGAGCTTTATCTCCTGGTCAGCCTGCTTTGGGACGTCAGCGCCGGCCTCATCTTCGAAAGCGACAGCCGCAATCTCGAAACCATTCACACTGCACTGCGCACGATCCTCAAGGGCCAGAAGAAATGAAATTCGACAAGGACGCCTGGCTGCTCGAGGCCATCCGGATCAAATACATCATTCCACGCGAGGACGGCACGGTCTGGCGCCGCAAGTGGATCAGCGCCGACCTGAAGTCGATGAGCCGCGAAGTCCATCTGATCAAGCAGCGCACGCACAAGGCGACGCAGCGGGTCTATTTCAATTTGACCTTCAAAGGCATCACGAAATCCGTCCTCGTGAACCGCGTGATCGCCCTGGCCTTTCTGCCGAACCCGCTGAAGCTGCCGCAGGTCAATCACATCGACGGTGACAAGAGTCACAACTACCTCAAGCAGCCCACACCGGAACTGGTCGAGAAGTGGGGCGAATATCAGCTTGAGTGGTCAACGGGGCGCGACAACGAGAAGCACGCCCACGCCAACGGCCTCAAGACCGGCCGTGGCTCGCAAAACTCAAATGCAAAGCTCACCGCTCCGCAGGTCGTCGAGATACGCGCCTCGGCGGAGAGTCCCTCGGCGATCGCCAAGCAATACGGCGTCGCGAGATCGACAATCGTCAACATCTTGGAGGGAAAAACATGGATTCACGTGTGAACCGCGACTGCCACATCATCTTGTGGAGCTCGATCGCCGCAGTGCTGATCGGCTTCAGCGCGCTCGCAACCTTCTGCCTGTGGGGTCAGGTATGACCCTGAAACCTAAGCTGGACGATTTGTGCCTCATCGACGCTGGCGTTCTCGCGCGTGTTACGCGCCTGGACGACGAAGGTTTCGACTTCTTGTGCGTTAATGGCGCCTGGAACGGTCGCTTCGCCTTCGAAGGCGGTATCGTGTCTGTGGAAGGCGCTGAGACGTTCCCCGGCCGAACCATTACCTGCGTTGACCAGCCACCCAAGGAAATTGCCAAAGATGGCTATAACGCGATCATTCCTTGGATGAGCGAGCGTGTGAGTGAGTCGAAAAAGGTCGAGCCTGTGATCGCGGCAGTTCTGAAGCCCGCTTCCGGATTGCCACCTGTTAATTGGCGTCCGCTGAAGGGCAGGAAGACGACCGCGAATTCATTGTCACCTGCACCGAAGTCCACACGGCAACCTACGCCATTCGAGCGCGGGACCGCGACGAAGCGATGAAGAAGTGGGAGCAGCTCGACTGGTCAGCCGCAACCGATCGCACGCTTCAGGATAGCGCCGATATGACGATCGAGGAAGCGGCGTAGTGGCTTGGGGAGCTCGACACGATGAGGATGGCTCTTGGCGACTCTGTGAGCGGCGTGGGCGCACGATCCTGCAGTTATGCGGCTCACTGTCACCCGAGGTCGCTATTCGCTTTCCTGGGCGCGCTATGGCCGAAGACTGCGCACACGCAATGAACGACCTC belongs to Pararhizobium qamdonense and includes:
- a CDS encoding helix-turn-helix domain-containing protein, whose amino-acid sequence is MKFDKDAWLLEAIRIKYIIPREDGTVWRRKWISADLKSMSREVHLIKQRTHKATQRVYFNLTFKGITKSVLVNRVIALAFLPNPLKLPQVNHIDGDKSHNYLKQPTPELVEKWGEYQLEWSTGRDNEKHAHANGLKTGRGSQNSNAKLTAPQVVEIRASAESPSAIAKQYGVARSTIVNILEGKTWIHV
- a CDS encoding RNA ligase family protein: MPVTLPDRPFESFQKINRAKTGFGCVITEKLDGSNGQIVIEDNKIVGVGSRQRWIKPGRETDNYGYAAWVERNEEELVTKLGDGTHFGEWYGNGIQRNYGLAEKRFALFNSGRWSDANVRPACCECVPVLYAGEFTREAVNQVMRDLATEGSRQVPGFMKPEGIIIYLAGPRVLLKETFEHSDGKWKSETPALSIAA
- a CDS encoding HD domain-containing protein, which gives rise to MPEMTNGQPVRGPYMHSANGRKIYPFDPQASEVNIDVVAHHLACNGRWNGATQHKQFRSRIYFSVAEHSVLVARYLREEMNRPDLELEGLLHDAPEYLLSDMIRPIKHDPRVHPVYKPLEDKAEYAIAGRFNLVFPLPKEIKIADDAVCAAEARQIVPKSELETWESKDLLHDDTLVAPYEIEMMNPFEAKMFFLDAYEEAIARRSKYASLPFVAKL